In Opitutaceae bacterium TAV5, one genomic interval encodes:
- a CDS encoding 4-hydroxythreonine-4-phosphate dehydrogenase, with translation MATTTSSSAPSPASASVAAGLPLALTCGDPAGVGPEIIARWLETYPAERARVAVIGPASWLETLPGDVAAKVAVGEAGFAATPGQPAEAGARVARDAMERAAAGCLAGAFSGVVTGPVSKAWLARVGYPYPGQTEFFAARWGGEPVMAFAGGRLRVVLHTWHIPLRAVAAELSPEKLARTVRAAARLAGVFVPDHASSGMPPPRIGVCGLNPHAGEGGLLGTEERDVIDPILDTLRPEFPGLSRCEPGDTLFGRQLRGEFDVIVALYHDQGLAPLKVIDFDESVNITLGLPHVRTSPDHGTAFGIAGQGKASITSFANAVTVARRLLRKS, from the coding sequence ATGGCCACCACCACCTCGTCTTCCGCTCCCTCTCCTGCTTCCGCTTCTGTCGCTGCCGGTCTCCCGCTCGCTCTGACCTGCGGCGACCCGGCCGGCGTCGGTCCCGAGATCATTGCACGGTGGCTGGAGACCTATCCGGCCGAACGTGCCCGCGTGGCCGTGATCGGCCCGGCCTCCTGGCTGGAAACGTTGCCCGGCGATGTGGCGGCGAAGGTCGCCGTCGGCGAAGCCGGTTTCGCGGCGACGCCCGGCCAGCCTGCCGAGGCCGGCGCGCGGGTGGCCCGGGATGCCATGGAGCGCGCCGCGGCGGGTTGTCTGGCGGGCGCGTTTTCGGGAGTCGTCACCGGCCCGGTCAGCAAGGCGTGGCTGGCGCGCGTCGGCTACCCGTATCCCGGGCAGACGGAGTTTTTCGCGGCCCGCTGGGGCGGCGAGCCGGTGATGGCGTTTGCCGGCGGCCGGTTGCGGGTGGTGCTGCACACCTGGCACATCCCGCTGCGCGCGGTGGCCGCGGAGCTTTCCCCGGAAAAGCTCGCCCGCACCGTCCGCGCCGCGGCCCGGCTGGCCGGCGTCTTCGTGCCGGATCACGCGTCGTCCGGCATGCCGCCGCCGCGCATCGGCGTGTGCGGCCTCAACCCGCACGCCGGCGAGGGCGGGTTGCTCGGCACGGAGGAGCGCGACGTGATCGACCCGATCCTCGACACGCTGCGCCCGGAGTTTCCCGGCCTCTCGCGCTGCGAACCGGGCGACACGCTTTTCGGGCGGCAACTGCGCGGCGAATTCGATGTGATTGTCGCCCTTTACCACGACCAGGGCCTGGCGCCCCTCAAGGTCATCGATTTCGACGAATCGGTGAACATCACGCTCGGCCTCCCGCACGTGCGCACCAGCCCGGACCACGGCACGGCGTTCGGCATCGCGGGGCAGGGGAAGGCATCGATCACCAGTTTTGCCAATGCCGTCACTGTGGCCCGCCGGTTGTTGCGAAAAAGCTGA
- a CDS encoding iron-sulfur binding protein, with protein sequence MSPTTETPPTASTATAAAALTDAPLPEGVREGNENLVSLTGPAGAKVRALVAREQQGEYLRVAISGGGCNGLSYKLRFAAAPRKGDILVRTAGIPVIVDPKTALYLKGTVIDYSSKLIAGGFKFANPNAKASCSCGESFSV encoded by the coding sequence ATGTCACCGACCACCGAAACACCACCGACCGCCAGCACCGCCACCGCCGCCGCCGCTCTCACCGACGCGCCGCTTCCCGAGGGCGTGCGCGAGGGCAACGAAAACCTCGTCTCCCTCACCGGGCCCGCCGGCGCGAAGGTGCGCGCGCTCGTCGCCCGCGAGCAGCAGGGGGAATACCTGCGGGTGGCGATCAGCGGGGGCGGTTGCAACGGCCTCAGCTACAAGCTCCGCTTCGCCGCCGCCCCCCGCAAGGGCGACATCCTCGTGCGCACGGCGGGCATTCCGGTGATTGTGGACCCCAAAACCGCCCTCTACCTGAAAGGCACCGTGATCGATTATTCGAGCAAACTGATCGCCGGCGGCTTCAAGTTCGCCAATCCCAACGCCAAGGCCAGTTGCTCCTGTGGCGAGAGTTTCAGCGTGTAA
- a CDS encoding RNA polymerase sigma-70 factor yields MSASFATTRWTLVLAAGAGGAAASSSGNDEADTTARRALSELCRAYWSPLYAHARRRGLSPVDAEDAVQGFFARLLRLDSIAAVRRERGRFRSFLLGSFNHYLADARDRAHAQRRDARLLVSLDTASAENAFAAASSSDLSPDRAFDRAWALALLDTVVTRLRDEHAAAGRLALFETLAPFLTARGEAAPFAEIAARLGTSEAAARVAAHRLRQRYRQLLRDEIAQTVARPEDADDELRYLLAALTGA; encoded by the coding sequence GTGAGCGCCTCCTTCGCCACCACCCGCTGGACACTCGTTCTCGCCGCCGGAGCCGGAGGCGCCGCCGCCTCGTCCTCCGGTAACGACGAGGCGGATACGACCGCCCGCCGTGCGCTCTCCGAACTCTGCCGCGCGTACTGGTCGCCGCTCTACGCGCATGCGCGCCGGCGCGGGCTGTCACCCGTCGACGCCGAAGACGCCGTGCAGGGGTTTTTCGCCCGGCTCCTCCGGCTCGACTCAATCGCCGCCGTGCGCCGCGAACGCGGACGCTTCCGCTCTTTCCTGCTCGGCTCCTTCAACCACTACCTCGCCGACGCGCGCGATCGCGCGCACGCCCAAAGGCGCGACGCCCGCCTGCTCGTCTCGCTCGACACCGCCTCCGCCGAAAACGCTTTCGCCGCCGCGTCCTCCTCCGACCTGTCTCCCGACCGGGCCTTCGACCGCGCCTGGGCGCTCGCCTTGCTCGATACCGTCGTCACCCGCCTGCGTGACGAACACGCCGCCGCCGGCCGCCTCGCGCTCTTCGAAACACTCGCCCCCTTCCTCACCGCCCGGGGCGAAGCGGCTCCGTTCGCTGAAATCGCCGCCCGTCTCGGCACCAGCGAAGCCGCCGCCCGCGTCGCCGCGCACCGCCTGCGCCAGCGTTACCGCCAGCTCCTGCGCGATGAAATCGCCCAGACCGTCGCCCGTCCGGAAGATGCCGACGACGAACTCCGTTATCTGCTCGCCGCGCTCACCGGCGCCTGA
- a CDS encoding EmrB/QacA subfamily drug resistance transporter has protein sequence MVAVSFFMESLDMTILNTAAPTVAAALGVAPLSLKSALTSYTLSLALFIPLSGWMADRFGTRRVFGSAIGIFTLGSLLCGLSTNLHMLVAARILQGIGGAMMMPVGRIAIVRTFPKTEIMRAMSFVVIPGLIGPLIGPLAGGAIVDYLHWRVIFFVNVPVGVIGLYCVSRYMPDYRGVSRVPLDFAGFLLFGGGVALLSHALEVFGEHSMALPGVLAMVTVAAGLLLAYARHALGRPHPLLRVSLFRKRTFSTAVLGGFVSRLGIGGMPFLLPLFYQVGFGRSPVQAALLIMPQPLAAMTMKFVAPRLLDRIGYRRALLVNTCLIGVTMALFATIGADTPMWLILVHAYIFGFLMSAQYTSLNTLTFADLDAAETSMGSSMASVGQQLAMSFGVATGSLAVAMFLSAGAHAGSGPAEMVSAIRHAFVVLGALTILSSLTYRRLRPEDGDNVISAPRAG, from the coding sequence CTGGTGGCGGTGTCGTTTTTCATGGAATCGCTCGATATGACGATTCTCAACACGGCGGCGCCCACCGTGGCGGCGGCGCTCGGGGTCGCGCCGCTCAGCCTGAAATCCGCGCTCACCAGCTACACGCTCAGCCTGGCGCTGTTCATCCCGCTCAGCGGCTGGATGGCCGACCGGTTCGGCACGCGGCGGGTCTTCGGCTCCGCGATCGGCATCTTCACGCTCGGCTCGCTGCTGTGCGGACTGTCCACGAACCTGCACATGCTGGTGGCGGCGCGCATCCTGCAAGGAATTGGCGGAGCCATGATGATGCCGGTGGGCCGCATCGCCATCGTGCGCACCTTTCCGAAGACGGAGATCATGCGGGCGATGAGTTTTGTGGTGATCCCGGGGCTGATCGGCCCGCTGATCGGTCCGCTGGCGGGCGGTGCGATCGTGGACTACCTGCACTGGCGGGTGATTTTTTTCGTGAATGTGCCGGTCGGCGTGATCGGCCTGTATTGCGTCAGTCGCTACATGCCGGATTACCGCGGCGTCTCGCGGGTGCCGCTCGATTTTGCCGGCTTTTTGCTTTTCGGCGGCGGCGTGGCGCTGCTCTCGCACGCGCTCGAGGTTTTTGGCGAGCACAGCATGGCGCTGCCGGGGGTGCTGGCGATGGTGACCGTCGCGGCGGGGTTGCTGCTCGCCTACGCGCGGCACGCCTTGGGGCGGCCGCATCCGCTGCTGCGGGTGTCGCTGTTTCGCAAACGGACGTTTTCGACGGCGGTGCTGGGCGGATTCGTCTCGCGGCTGGGCATCGGCGGCATGCCGTTTCTGCTGCCGCTGTTTTACCAGGTGGGTTTCGGGCGGTCGCCGGTGCAGGCGGCCCTGCTCATCATGCCGCAACCGCTGGCGGCGATGACGATGAAGTTCGTCGCGCCACGCCTGCTCGACCGCATCGGCTACCGGCGGGCGTTGCTCGTCAACACCTGCCTGATCGGCGTGACGATGGCGCTCTTCGCGACCATCGGCGCGGACACTCCGATGTGGCTGATTCTGGTGCACGCCTACATTTTCGGTTTCCTGATGTCGGCGCAGTACACGAGCCTGAACACGCTGACGTTTGCCGATCTCGATGCTGCGGAGACGAGCATGGGCAGCAGCATGGCCAGCGTGGGCCAGCAACTGGCGATGAGCTTTGGCGTGGCGACGGGCTCGCTGGCCGTGGCGATGTTCCTCTCGGCGGGAGCGCACGCCGGCTCCGGACCGGCGGAGATGGTTTCGGCGATCCGGCACGCGTTTGTCGTGCTCGGCGCGCTGACGATTCTCTCGTCGCTGACCTACCGGCGGCTGCGTCCGGAGGATGGCGACAACGTGATCAGCGCTCCGCGTGCCGGCTGA
- a CDS encoding translation initiation factor IF-3, with protein sequence MAISFPQGGGRRPGQYQRRNNDPFAHIRRNQRIRVPEIRVISPEGKQLGIMATERALALAQQFNLDLVEMAANATPPVCRIMDFGKYVYEESKKTSHVKSTASRIKEIEFTARIEKGDFLTKVRHAEEFLDHGNKVKLRLKFRGREMARQEIGFEVMKRAIEELTGMGHPDSQPRLMGKQINVMLTPNPPGKRKRKYALAENEEAIDDTGRETPDKDDADEQDEAAPSPQTQG encoded by the coding sequence ATGGCTATATCGTTCCCCCAAGGAGGCGGCCGGCGTCCCGGTCAATACCAGCGTCGTAACAACGACCCTTTCGCGCACATCCGGCGCAACCAGCGTATCCGGGTTCCTGAAATCCGGGTCATATCCCCCGAAGGCAAGCAGCTCGGCATCATGGCGACCGAGCGGGCGCTGGCCCTCGCGCAGCAATTCAACCTCGACCTCGTGGAGATGGCCGCCAACGCCACTCCGCCCGTCTGCCGGATCATGGATTTTGGCAAGTACGTTTACGAGGAGTCGAAGAAGACCAGCCACGTCAAATCCACGGCTTCGCGCATCAAGGAAATCGAGTTCACCGCCCGCATCGAAAAGGGCGATTTCCTCACCAAAGTGCGCCACGCCGAGGAATTTCTCGACCACGGCAACAAGGTGAAACTCCGCCTCAAGTTCCGCGGCCGCGAGATGGCCCGGCAGGAGATCGGTTTCGAGGTGATGAAACGCGCCATCGAGGAGCTCACCGGCATGGGCCATCCCGATTCCCAGCCCCGCCTCATGGGCAAGCAGATCAACGTCATGCTCACGCCCAATCCTCCCGGCAAACGGAAGCGCAAGTACGCGCTCGCCGAAAACGAGGAGGCAATCGACGACACCGGCCGGGAGACTCCCGACAAGGACGACGCCGACGAGCAGGACGAAGCCGCTCCCTCGCCGCAAACCCAGGGCTGA
- a CDS encoding cell wall hydrolase, with the protein MADPGVSAGRRCRRPSRIFRIAAGAAFVFATLAGMAPLAAPALRAQPPRPGSPAATTPDAFLVNGIRYIDARPFFSRYGLAGEWSAPGTRLVFSSRWSRIEIEHDKRDVLINGVKAYLGDAALVRQGTLYVSEPDTEKLFAPILRPAGLKVTRPLRTIVIDAGHGGKDTGTQNKALGYDEKNFTLVVARLLQAKLSGGPWRVLMTRNDDRFIDLGARSEMAAKAGADLFISIHFNAVAGPSAVKGTETFILTPGNQRSTGADQRTPADAKIHPGNAHDEWNALLGYQIQRHLMARLGSVDRGLKRARFAVLREAPCPAVLIEAGYLSNAAEARKIATDAYRQDIADSIAAAVRVYAAALDTAGK; encoded by the coding sequence GTGGCCGATCCTGGCGTGTCTGCCGGGCGGCGCTGCCGCCGCCCGTCCCGCATCTTCCGCATCGCGGCCGGTGCGGCCTTCGTGTTCGCGACTCTCGCCGGCATGGCGCCGCTTGCCGCGCCCGCGCTCCGGGCGCAGCCGCCCCGGCCCGGCTCCCCCGCGGCCACGACGCCGGATGCGTTCCTCGTGAACGGCATCCGGTATATCGACGCCCGGCCGTTTTTTTCCCGTTACGGGCTGGCCGGCGAGTGGTCGGCGCCCGGCACCCGCCTCGTGTTTTCCAGCCGGTGGTCGCGGATCGAGATCGAGCACGACAAGCGCGACGTGCTCATCAACGGCGTCAAGGCCTACCTCGGCGACGCCGCTCTCGTGCGCCAGGGCACGCTCTACGTCTCGGAGCCCGACACCGAAAAACTCTTCGCCCCGATCCTGCGTCCGGCCGGCCTGAAAGTGACCCGCCCGCTGCGGACCATCGTGATCGACGCCGGCCACGGCGGCAAGGACACGGGCACGCAGAACAAGGCGCTCGGGTACGACGAAAAGAACTTCACGCTCGTCGTCGCCCGCCTGCTCCAGGCCAAACTCTCCGGCGGACCCTGGCGCGTGCTCATGACGCGCAACGACGACCGCTTCATCGATCTCGGAGCCCGCAGCGAGATGGCGGCGAAGGCCGGAGCGGATCTTTTTATCAGCATCCACTTCAATGCCGTGGCCGGCCCCTCGGCCGTCAAGGGCACGGAGACCTTTATCCTGACGCCCGGCAACCAGCGCTCCACCGGCGCCGACCAGCGCACCCCCGCCGATGCGAAAATCCATCCTGGCAATGCGCATGACGAGTGGAATGCCCTGCTCGGTTACCAGATCCAGCGCCATCTGATGGCGAGGCTGGGCAGTGTGGACCGCGGACTGAAGCGCGCCCGGTTTGCCGTGCTCCGCGAGGCGCCCTGCCCGGCGGTGCTGATCGAGGCGGGTTATCTGTCGAACGCGGCGGAGGCCCGCAAAATCGCCACCGACGCCTACCGGCAGGACATCGCCGATTCCATCGCCGCCGCGGTCCGCGTGTACGCTGCGGCGCTCGACACCGCGGGAAAGTGA
- a CDS encoding acyl-ACP--UDP-N-acetylglucosamine O-acyltransferase, whose product MIHPTAIIEDGVVLGENCHIREGVILRRGTVLGDRVTVHSYAVIGGEPQDIKFDPATESGVRIGSGTTIREHVTVNRATHAGGATVIGSQCYLMADAHVAHDCVLGDHVILANGALLAGHLHVEGHVFIGGGAGLHQFGRVGEGAMVAGGARIALDIPPNVMVAERNEIIGLNLVGLRRRGVDAAAVRELKDAFRAIYYTPGNIRDVAAKLLEDARTPEARHFIRFFTLGKRGIARPSREMIEATAAL is encoded by the coding sequence ATGATCCATCCGACTGCCATAATAGAGGACGGCGTCGTCCTCGGTGAAAACTGCCACATCCGCGAGGGTGTCATCCTGCGCCGGGGCACGGTGCTGGGAGACCGCGTCACGGTGCATTCCTATGCGGTCATCGGCGGGGAGCCGCAGGACATCAAGTTCGACCCGGCGACGGAATCCGGCGTGCGTATCGGGTCGGGCACTACGATCCGCGAGCATGTCACCGTCAACCGCGCCACGCATGCCGGCGGGGCGACCGTGATCGGTTCGCAGTGTTACCTGATGGCGGATGCGCATGTGGCCCACGATTGCGTGCTCGGCGACCATGTGATCCTCGCCAACGGCGCCTTGCTCGCGGGCCATCTGCATGTGGAGGGGCACGTGTTCATCGGCGGCGGCGCGGGGCTGCACCAGTTTGGCCGGGTGGGGGAGGGCGCGATGGTCGCCGGCGGCGCGCGCATCGCGCTCGACATCCCGCCCAACGTCATGGTGGCGGAGCGCAACGAGATCATCGGCCTGAACCTCGTGGGTCTGCGGCGTCGCGGCGTCGATGCCGCCGCCGTGCGTGAACTGAAGGATGCTTTCCGCGCCATCTACTATACGCCCGGCAACATCCGCGATGTGGCGGCGAAGCTGCTCGAGGACGCCCGCACGCCGGAAGCGCGGCACTTCATCCGGTTTTTCACCCTCGGCAAGCGCGGCATCGCCCGCCCCTCGCGCGAGATGATCGAGGCCACGGCGGCGCTGTAG